A stretch of Calditrichota bacterium DNA encodes these proteins:
- a CDS encoding LysM peptidoglycan-binding domain-containing protein, with amino-acid sequence MKIYSVNRDLIKDPDLIYPDWVLKILRGCGPDQYIVVKGDFLQKIAKDPSVLNDPAAWTKIYEANKSVIGNNPNLIYPHTVLVIPK; translated from the coding sequence ATGAAGATCTACTCGGTCAACCGCGACCTGATCAAGGATCCCGACCTCATCTACCCGGATTGGGTGCTGAAGATCTTGCGCGGCTGCGGACCTGACCAGTACATCGTGGTCAAGGGCGACTTTTTGCAGAAAATCGCCAAAGACCCCAGTGTGCTCAATGACCCGGCGGCGTGGACCAAGATCTACGAGGCCAACAAGTCGGTCATCGGGAATAATCCGAACCTGATTTACCCGCACACGGTCTTGGTCATCCCCAAGTAG
- a CDS encoding PhoH family protein: protein METSTEETQEEAVRRIPLPGIDQVALFGSQDAYLKLLQREFGVHMVARGAQLLLRGEPEAVQLVEQALTELIAMVGRGVHLTAHDVATVIGLVKSSGATASTVAEPRSAEKREPLPVVLMAHRGPIRPRSEGQARYVRLVDENDIVFAIGPAGTGKTYLAVAMAVAHLQAREVERIILARPAVEAGESLGFLPGDLKEKVDPYLRPLYDALYDMLPAEKLRRFLEVGVIEIVPLAYMRGRTLNHAFVILDEAQNSTALQMKMFLTRLGIGSKAIITGDITQIDLPASSESGLVQIQRVVNGIEGIAFAYLSEQDVVRHRLVRDIIRAYDNFQSRKQAEKTGEENHG from the coding sequence ATGGAGACGAGCACAGAGGAAACACAAGAAGAAGCAGTACGTCGCATTCCCCTGCCGGGCATCGACCAGGTGGCCCTATTCGGCTCGCAGGATGCATACCTCAAGCTACTGCAGCGCGAGTTTGGTGTGCACATGGTTGCGCGCGGGGCACAGCTTCTCCTGCGCGGCGAGCCCGAGGCAGTGCAGCTGGTGGAACAGGCTCTCACCGAGTTAATCGCCATGGTGGGCCGTGGGGTGCACCTTACGGCCCACGACGTTGCCACGGTGATCGGTCTGGTGAAAAGCAGCGGTGCGACTGCCAGCACCGTTGCCGAGCCCCGCTCTGCGGAGAAGCGTGAGCCCCTCCCAGTGGTGCTGATGGCGCATCGGGGACCCATCCGCCCACGGTCGGAGGGACAGGCGCGGTATGTACGGCTGGTTGATGAGAACGACATCGTCTTCGCGATCGGGCCGGCGGGCACCGGAAAGACCTACCTTGCCGTCGCCATGGCCGTTGCCCACCTGCAGGCTCGCGAAGTGGAGCGCATTATTTTGGCGCGTCCCGCAGTGGAGGCCGGGGAAAGCCTCGGCTTTCTCCCCGGGGACCTGAAGGAGAAGGTGGACCCCTACCTTCGCCCTCTTTACGATGCCCTCTACGACATGCTCCCGGCAGAAAAACTCCGGCGCTTCCTCGAGGTCGGGGTCATCGAAATCGTGCCGCTGGCCTACATGCGCGGGCGCACCCTGAATCATGCCTTTGTCATTCTGGATGAGGCGCAGAACAGCACAGCCCTGCAGATGAAGATGTTCCTCACGCGCCTGGGCATCGGCTCGAAAGCCATCATCACCGGGGACATTACCCAAATCGACCTGCCGGCTTCCAGCGAATCGGGCCTGGTACAGATCCAACGAGTAGTCAACGGCATCGAAGGCATCGCCTTTGCTTACTTGAGCGAGCAGGACGTCGTGCGGCATCGCCTCGTCAGAGACATCATACGCGCCTACGACAACTTCCAGAGCAGGAAGCAGGCGGAAAAGACAGGGGAGGAAAACCATGGCTGA